A window of Juglans regia cultivar Chandler chromosome 7, Walnut 2.0, whole genome shotgun sequence contains these coding sequences:
- the LOC108979856 gene encoding calmodulin-like protein 3 has protein sequence MDSVELKRVFQLFDRNGDGRITKKELNDSLDNLGIFIPDKELTQMIEKIDVNGDGCVDIDEFGELYQTIIEERDEEEDMKDAFKVFDQNGDGFITVDELRSVLTSLGLKQGRALEDCKKMIMKVDVDGDGMVNYKEFKQMMKGGGFSALG, from the coding sequence ATGGATTCCGTAGAGCTAAAGCGTGTATTTCAATTGTTCGATCGAAATGGAGATGGACGTATCACGAAAAAAGAATTGAATGACTCGTTGGATAACTTGGGTATCTTTATCCCGGATAAAGAGTTAACCCAAATGATCGAGAAAATTGACGTCAATGGAGATGGTTGcgtggatattgatgaatttggaGAATTGTACCAAACGATAATCGAGGAGCGAGATGAGGAGGAGGACATGAAGGATGCTTTCAAAGTGTTTGATCAAAATGGTGATGGATTTATCACCGTCGATGAATTAAGGTCGGTTTTAACCTCTCTTGGGCTTAAACAAGGTAGGGCCTTGGAGGATTGCAAGAAAATGATAATGAAGGTGGATGTGGATGGAGATGGTATGGTAAATTATAAGGAGTTTAAGCAAATGATGAAGGGGGGTGGGTTTAGTGCGTTGGGATAA
- the LOC108979828 gene encoding protein FAR1-RELATED SEQUENCE 7-like, with the protein MAGIAGVHDLLGSDDGVSDEETVENSGELEATEDGLLQHCYLNSVSNDHLSLIEPSRGDLTVESLEPYIGMAFPSLDDARDFYYDYAKQMGFTIRTNRIRHSLKNTAIIGRDFVCSREGFRAAKHTLRKDRVLPPKPITREGCKAMIRLAARDGGKWVVTKFVREHNHKLMTHCKFSGELPIVNILSEEEKDKKIQDLHDELRHERKRSSAFREQLCLILKDIEEHAQFMSLRVEDIANSMKEIELGNT; encoded by the exons ATGGCTGGGATCGCTGGAGTACATGACCTTCTGGGCAGTGATGATGGGGTTTCTGATGAGGAAACCGTTGAAAACTCTGGAGAACTCGAAGCCACAGAAGATGGGCTATTGCAGCATTGTTATTTAAACAGTGTCTCGAATGATCATTTGAGTCTAATAGAACCTTCACGTGGAGATTTAACTGTGGAAAGCTTGGAACCATATATTGGGATGGCTTTTCCATCGTTGGATGATGCAAGGGATTTCTATTATGATTATGCCAAGCAGATGGGTTTCACCATAAGAACAAATCGGATCAGACACTCACTAAAGAACACGGCTATAATAGGGAGGGACTTTGTATGTTCAAGAGAAGGATTCCGTGCTGCAAAGCATACACTTAGAAAAGACAGGGTTCTTCCTCCGAAGCCAATTACGCGAGAAGGGTGCAAAGCGATGATCAGGCTGGCAGCAAGGGATGGAGGTAAATGGGTTGTTACCAAATTCGTGCGAGAGCACAACCACAAGCTGATGACTCATTGTAAATTTTCTGGTGAACTGCCTATCGTAAATATACTTAGTGAG GAAGAGAAGGATAAGAAGATCCAGGATCTACATGATGAGCTTCGGCATGAAAGAAAGCGATCTTCAGCATTCCGAGAACAGCTATGCTTGATTCTCAAAGATATTGAGGAACATGCTCAATTTATGTCCTTAAGAGTTGAAGACATTGCTAATAGCATGAAAGAAATTGAACTCGGCAATACATAG